GAGAATGCGGGAGGTGATGGTAGTCAGCGACTGATTGGGCGACATAATATCCAGATCATAGTCTGGAGTGATCTCAAACAGATCCAGAACCTGATCCAGCATTTCCCGATGCTGCGCTGTGACACACACCCGTGCGTCCAGTTCAGGATGGTCTACCAGTTCCTTCACCAGTGAGGCCATTTTGATCGCCTCTGGTCTAGTCCCAAAAACTACAAGGATTTTCATACTGGTGCGTGTACATCCTGTTAAATGGTTAAGCGTAATACATCAGAATTACGCATTCAATCTGTCTATTTCAGCTGCTCTAAGTTCAATCGTGCCGGAAGTATAGTTGAATCAGAGAAAATGACGCAACCTTAATTCCTGCTGTCGGATCATCATACAATCCCAGGAAAAAGCACTTGAAAACTCATGCAAAATGAATGCTATTAGTGATATTTCCCATGAATATTGTGATTTTGAGGGACAGAGTTTTAAGTAACAGGCTAGTGGAGTGTCATTTTTAAAATTTGGGTTGATAGATATCACGAGAGTGCGACAACGGAGCACGTAAACAACACCTCCCAACCCTCAATTTGTAGCTTGACAAAGCACTAGACTGTGTCCAGTTTTACTGTAGCATCTCCAAGGCCATTTAGGCCGAGTATAATTGATTGAGAGACGCTATGGTTAAATGTGTTGCACTCTAGCCAGTGGATTGGGTTCCTGCTCCTTCGCTGACTGACTTCGAGAATTTTCTCCAGCAAAACAGATATTTTCGTTGTGGAGTTCTCTAAAAAACGCTTATGAGATTTTTCTCCTGAAAGAATTCGATGAAGAGAGCGTCGTTTGTCGCATTTCTAATTTCGTTCGGATCTGGTCTAAACCTGAGGACTTTTACAAGCATTCTCAGATGTCAGGCTGGAACTGGTTCATCTCCCAGGAGCTTGTACAGCATAAATATATTACTGGAAGTATCCTGTATTCAATGATGCAAATGTTCCAACCAAATCATATCATTGAAATCGGCAGTGAGGATTCGACAATGATGGGTCTCGAAGCAATGAATCATTAATAATCACGGTGACTATACCTGCATCGAGCCTGATCGACAGTCCGATTCAATTCTTCGACCTGCACACCGTTGGTAAACTCTCTTCTGGCAACATACTGTTTATTGACTCCACGACCCCGGAAGCGGAGAAATTGTATTGACTGTTGTCATGTAGACTCAATGTGACAACAGTAGAAGAGATTCAGGTCGGGAACCGGAGCCATAAGTGGGTACCAGCTTTCGGTCACGTTTTCAAAATGATGTCGTATAAATACAACCAGATTATTGATTGCATTGACGTGTTCCGCCGCCATGAGGTAATCGTAGTTTAGTCCTCGTTTGAGTGCATTTCGACGCGGGCCCAGATTTCTACCGAAACGCCATAACAACCCTGGATCACAGGGCAGAACAATCGAAATAATTCCACCGGGTCTGACAACCCGATTCCATTCACGTAAAACATCGACAGGGTTAAGGAGGTGTTCCAGAACATGTGTTGCAATTAATCGATCAACACTGTCATCAGGATAATCGATCGCAGTCGCATTTTGTTCTTCAATTTGCACAAGACCAGAATCAATCTCAGCCGCATACTTTTCCCTGGCGGCATCCAACATCACCGTGCTTCCATCGGACATAATGTATTTAGAGAAGCCTTTCTTCACGTGTGGAAAATGATGTCCCGTCCCTGCGCCTACTTCCAGAATGGTGTCAATGCCTTTTAAATCTGGAACATTCTTTTCCAGAACAGCGTGAGACTTCTTAAGGAAATATCCCCCTAAAGTCTTATCCGAATTATTTTTATCATAGGTTTGAATGTAGTCTAATTCTTCTGTTGGAACTTCTCGCATCATAAATCCTTTCGCTGAATTGCAGCTCCGGTGTATATTTTTAATAAAAAACAGGAGACTCGAACTATTATTCAGGAAGTTTTCCCGGAATTTCTTGCTCTGTTTCTGCTTCTGCTTCTCTCAAGTTCAATATTTTTCACATCCAGGATGAGATAAAGAAATCATCACCATCCAGATCGTCTGATAATTCGCTCCTGTTCAATTCTCTTTTTCATCCACGACGAAGTTCCAGCCATTTAACTTTCGGTAAATAACCTGGTTGGGAACCCGTGAGATATCATACCCTAAAAATGCCAGCAGGAACTGTAATCCCATCAGAATTGGTAATGCCGCTAGCATTACAGTACCAGCGGAAGTCGTTACCCCCTGAGCGATATTTTCAATCCATGTATAAGCTCCAAAACAGAGCCCAAAAGTAAAAAGAAGCAACCCAAATATCAATTCAAATGAAGCCAGAGATAAATCTCTCAAATAGTAATTATAGAAAATCCGTTTAATAATATTTCTCAAATGCTTGTAGAAAAACTCCGTGACCACCGTCGATACTTTTAAATTACTGACTTCATCTTCGTAGCGGGCATGCATGGGCACATCGACGACAACAGCGCGCGATGTATTCAACCGAAACAGCATGTCTGTTTCAAAGAAATATCGTTTACTGATTTTCCTGAATGGCAGATACCGGGCCACATCTGCATGTATTGCTGTATAACCATTGGTAGGATCAAAGAGATTCCAGTAACCGGTTGAGACCTTCGACATAAATGATAGAACCGAATTCCCGAACAATCGAATTCGTGGCATCGCTCTGATTTCTTCCAGCAAATAAAACCGATTCCCTTTAGTATAATCCGCTTCCCCTTTTAAAATGGGTTCAACGAAAGAGGGAATGAGACGAGGATCCATTTGTCCGTCGCCATCTACTTTGACGATCACATCTGCCCCATTGGCAATTGCGGCACGATATCCAGAGATAACCGCCCCTCCGACACCCTGATTTTCTGTATGATAAACGACTTTGACACGTTTATCTGTCACGGTCGTCTCTACCAGCTTCCCACTTCCTTCGGGGCAACAGTCATCAACAATATATATTTGTGAACACTCTTCACCAATCCCTGCAATTACACTTAGTATATGTTGATGAACTTTGTAACAAGGAATCACAACCGCGATAACCATATTTTCAGCCCTCATATTTGAGCCTCTTGTATTTTGTCCTGGCATATTCATTCTTTGAAGGAATTCTTTTTGAATTGGATTTTTTTGTTGGAATGACCAGTACAGTACACGATAGCGGAGTACGCATTGGGAGGAGAATTTACTCTCATAGAGTAAGAATTCCAGCTCTCTGAGCACTGAATGGGCCTGAGGTCAGTGTCGATGAATCTGCCCTGAGTATCCAACCAGTTTATTTGCATGCGAGCCTGTCCGTGATGCGCATCAGATCTAGCCGTAATCATATTCTGATAACGCTTATTTGGTTTTACCGGGATCACCTGATACACCGGAGACTGAACATCCACAGAAACCAATCTCTCTGCATCATCAAAATCAGCATTCTCATGCAAAGTCCATCCCTCAATCTTATTGAATTCTGAAGATTGTAATAATTCATGAGTGAATTGATATTTCTCGCTTAATCTACGAACGCTGATTTCATCGATTTCAGCAATGACATCTGTCACTTTTTGAATTTGCTTAATTACCTGTGGATCTTTCCAGGATGAATCCAAAATCATGTAATCGACCCCTTCATTCTTAAGCGCAGTAATGATGGACTCTTCAGTTTGGGCGTTGGTGATTAAGCCTTGAAAGCGCGAATTATACCATGAACAATGCAGGGCATCGGAAGTGAGACCGGCGACATAGGGAGCAGCAAATATTGCTACAGGACTACGACTCATATTAATTTCATTTACGAGTTTTACAGCAGACCGAACCGGACTTCTCTCACTTAAATAGGTCTGTCGATGCGTATGACTTAACAAAGACTTAATCTGAAAATCACCATAAAAAGCTGCCGAATTAAGAAACACCACATTCAAAACCACAGTCATACATCCTGCGGATATAAAATAATTGTGAAGTCTGGTTTTT
The sequence above is a segment of the Gimesia algae genome. Coding sequences within it:
- a CDS encoding glycosyltransferase family 2 protein, whose protein sequence is MPGQNTRGSNMRAENMVIAVVIPCYKVHQHILSVIAGIGEECSQIYIVDDCCPEGSGKLVETTVTDKRVKVVYHTENQGVGGAVISGYRAAIANGADVIVKVDGDGQMDPRLIPSFVEPILKGEADYTKGNRFYLLEEIRAMPRIRLFGNSVLSFMSKVSTGYWNLFDPTNGYTAIHADVARYLPFRKISKRYFFETDMLFRLNTSRAVVVDVPMHARYEDEVSNLKVSTVVTEFFYKHLRNIIKRIFYNYYLRDLSLASFELIFGLLLFTFGLCFGAYTWIENIAQGVTTSAGTVMLAALPILMGLQFLLAFLGYDISRVPNQVIYRKLNGWNFVVDEKEN
- a CDS encoding class I SAM-dependent methyltransferase, translated to MMREVPTEELDYIQTYDKNNSDKTLGGYFLKKSHAVLEKNVPDLKGIDTILEVGAGTGHHFPHVKKGFSKYIMSDGSTVMLDAAREKYAAEIDSGLVQIEEQNATAIDYPDDSVDRLIATHVLEHLLNPVDVLREWNRVVRPGGIISIVLPCDPGLLWRFGRNLGPRRNALKRGLNYDYLMAAEHVNAINNLVVFIRHHFENVTESWYPLMAPVPDLNLFYCCHIEST